A genomic window from Panthera tigris isolate Pti1 chromosome B4, P.tigris_Pti1_mat1.1, whole genome shotgun sequence includes:
- the GLS2 gene encoding glutaminase liver isoform, mitochondrial isoform X3 — protein MRSMRALQNALSGAGSHCWLGGWGHLSRSPLLGGGVRHHLSEAAALGRETPHSHQPQHRDHDSSESGMLSRLGDLLFYTIAEGQERIPIHKFTTALKATGLQTSDPRLRDCMSQMRRMVRESSSGGLLDRDLFQKCVSSNIVLLTQAFRKKFVIPDFEEFTSHVDRIFEDAKELTGGKVAAYIPQLAKSNPDLWGVSLCTVDGQRHSVGHTKIPFCLQSCVKPLTYAISISTLGTDYVHKFVGKEPSGLRYNKLSLNEEGIPHNPMVNAGAIVVSSLIKMDCNKAEKFDFVLQYLNKMAGNEYMGFSNATFQSEKETGDRNYAIGYYLKEKKCFPKGVDMMAALDLYFQVGLPAKSAVSGAILLVVPNVMGMMCLSPPLDKLGNSHRGISFCQKLVSLFNFHNYDNLRHCARKLDPRREGGEVRNKTVVNLLFAAYSGDVSALRRFALSAMDMEQKDYDSRTALHVAAAEGHIEVVKFLIEACKVNPFVKDRWGNIPLDDAVQFNHLEVVKLLQDYQDSYTPSETQAEAAAEALSKENLESMV, from the exons ATGCGCTCTATGAGGGCTCTGCAGAATGCGCTGAGCGGGGCCGGCAGTCACTgctggctgggaggctggggtcaCCTGAGCCGGAGCCCTCTTCTTGGCGGGGGCGTCCGGCACCACCTCAGTGAGGCCGCGGCGCTGGGCAGAGAGACGCCGCACAGCCACCAGCCGCAGCACCGGGATCA TGATTCATCAGAGAGTGGCATGCTGTCGCGCCTGGGTGATCTGCTCTTCTACACTATTGCTGAGGGACAGGAACGAATCCCTATCCACAAGTTCACTACT GCACTGAAGGCCACTGGACTGCAGACATCAGATCCCCGGCTTCGGGACTGCATGAGCCAGATGCGCCGCATGGTTCGAGAGTCCAGCAGTGGTGGCCTCTTGGACCGAGATCTCTTCCAAAA GTGTGTGAGCAGCAACATTGTGCTCCTGACCCAGGCATTCCGAAAGAAGTTTGTCATTCCTGATTTTGAGGAGTTCACGAGCCATGTGGATCGCATCTTTGAGGATGCCAAAGAGCTCACTGGAGGCAAA GTGGCGGCCTACATCCCTCAGCTGGCCAAATCCAATCCAGACCTGTGGGGTGTCTCCCTGTGCACTGTGGATGGTCAGCG GCACTCCGTGGGCCACACAAAGATCCCCTTCTGCCTGCAGTCTTGTGTGAAGCCCCTCACCTATGCCATCTCCATAAGCACCCTAGGCACTGACTATGTGCACAAGTTTGTGGGCAAGGAGCCCAGTGGCCTACGTTACAACAAGCTCTCTCTCAATGAGGAAG GAATCCCCCATAACCCCATGGTCAATGCTGGTGCCATTGTTGTGAGCTCCCTGATCAAG atGGACTGTAACAAAGCAGAGAAGTTTGATTTT gtgTTACAGTATCTGAACAAAATGGCTGGGAACGAATACATGGGTTTCAGCAATGCTAC ATTCcagtcagagaaggaaacaggggaTCGGAATTATGCCATTGGCTACTAtctaaaggaaaagaag TGCTTTCCTAAGGGGGTGGACATGATGGCTGCCCTTGATCTTtatttccag GTGGGCCTGCCAGCCAAGTCAGCTGTGTCAGGAGCCATCCTCCTAGTAGTACCCAATGTCATGGGAATGATGTGTCTGTCACCTCCACTGGACAAGCTAGGGAACAGCCACAGGGGCATCAGCTTCTGCCAG AAGTTGGTGTCTCTCTTCAATTTCCACAACTACGACAACCTGAGGCACTGTGCTCGGAAGTTAGACCCACGGCGTGAAGGGGGAGAAGTTCGG AACAAGACTGTGGTGAACCTATTATTTGCTGCCTATAGTGGAGATGTCTCAGCTCTTCGAAG GTTTGCCTTGTCAGCCATGGACATGGAACAGAAAGATTATGACTCCCGCACAGCCCTGCATGTTGCTGCAGCTGAAG GACACATCGAAGTTGTTAAATTCCTGATTGAGGCTTGCAAAGTGAATCCTTTTGTTAAGGACAG GTGGGGCAACATTCCCTTGGATGATGCTGTGCAGTTCAACCACCTGGAGGTGGTGAAACTGCTTCAGGATTACCAGGACTCCTATACACCATCTGAGACTCAGGCCGAAGCAGCGGCTGAGGCCCTGTCCAAGGAGAACTTAGAGAGCATGGTGTGA
- the GLS2 gene encoding glutaminase liver isoform, mitochondrial isoform X1, whose amino-acid sequence MRSMRALQNALSGAGSHCWLGGWGHLSRSPLLGGGVRHHLSEAAALGRETPHSHQPQHRDHDSSESGMLSRLGDLLFYTIAEGQERIPIHKFTTALKATGLQTSDPRLRDCMSQMRRMVRESSSGGLLDRDLFQKCVSSNIVLLTQAFRKKFVIPDFEEFTSHVDRIFEDAKELTGGKVAAYIPQLAKSNPDLWGVSLCTVDGQRHSVGHTKIPFCLQSCVKPLTYAISISTLGTDYVHKFVGKEPSGLRYNKLSLNEEGIPHNPMVNAGAIVVSSLIKMDCNKAEKFDFVLQYLNKMAGNEYMGFSNATFQSEKETGDRNYAIGYYLKEKKCFPKGVDMMAALDLYFQLCSVEVTCESGSVMAATLANGGICPITGESVLSAEAVRNTLSLMHSCGMYDFSGQFAFHVGLPAKSAVSGAILLVVPNVMGMMCLSPPLDKLGNSHRGISFCQKLVSLFNFHNYDNLRHCARKLDPRREGGEVRNKTVVNLLFAAYSGDVSALRRFALSAMDMEQKDYDSRTALHVAAAEGHIEVVKFLIEACKVNPFVKDRWGNIPLDDAVQFNHLEVVKLLQDYQDSYTPSETQAEAAAEALSKENLESMV is encoded by the exons ATGCGCTCTATGAGGGCTCTGCAGAATGCGCTGAGCGGGGCCGGCAGTCACTgctggctgggaggctggggtcaCCTGAGCCGGAGCCCTCTTCTTGGCGGGGGCGTCCGGCACCACCTCAGTGAGGCCGCGGCGCTGGGCAGAGAGACGCCGCACAGCCACCAGCCGCAGCACCGGGATCA TGATTCATCAGAGAGTGGCATGCTGTCGCGCCTGGGTGATCTGCTCTTCTACACTATTGCTGAGGGACAGGAACGAATCCCTATCCACAAGTTCACTACT GCACTGAAGGCCACTGGACTGCAGACATCAGATCCCCGGCTTCGGGACTGCATGAGCCAGATGCGCCGCATGGTTCGAGAGTCCAGCAGTGGTGGCCTCTTGGACCGAGATCTCTTCCAAAA GTGTGTGAGCAGCAACATTGTGCTCCTGACCCAGGCATTCCGAAAGAAGTTTGTCATTCCTGATTTTGAGGAGTTCACGAGCCATGTGGATCGCATCTTTGAGGATGCCAAAGAGCTCACTGGAGGCAAA GTGGCGGCCTACATCCCTCAGCTGGCCAAATCCAATCCAGACCTGTGGGGTGTCTCCCTGTGCACTGTGGATGGTCAGCG GCACTCCGTGGGCCACACAAAGATCCCCTTCTGCCTGCAGTCTTGTGTGAAGCCCCTCACCTATGCCATCTCCATAAGCACCCTAGGCACTGACTATGTGCACAAGTTTGTGGGCAAGGAGCCCAGTGGCCTACGTTACAACAAGCTCTCTCTCAATGAGGAAG GAATCCCCCATAACCCCATGGTCAATGCTGGTGCCATTGTTGTGAGCTCCCTGATCAAG atGGACTGTAACAAAGCAGAGAAGTTTGATTTT gtgTTACAGTATCTGAACAAAATGGCTGGGAACGAATACATGGGTTTCAGCAATGCTAC ATTCcagtcagagaaggaaacaggggaTCGGAATTATGCCATTGGCTACTAtctaaaggaaaagaag TGCTTTCCTAAGGGGGTGGACATGATGGCTGCCCTTGATCTTtatttccag CTGTGCTCCGTGGAGGTGACCTGTGAGTCAGGCAGTGTCATGGCAGCCACCCTGGCCAATGGCGGGATCTGCCCCATCACAGGAGAGAGCGTGCTGAGCGCTGAAGCAGTGCGCAACACCCTCAGCCTCATGCACTCCTGCGGCATGTACGACTTCTCAGGCCAGTTTGCCTTCCAT GTGGGCCTGCCAGCCAAGTCAGCTGTGTCAGGAGCCATCCTCCTAGTAGTACCCAATGTCATGGGAATGATGTGTCTGTCACCTCCACTGGACAAGCTAGGGAACAGCCACAGGGGCATCAGCTTCTGCCAG AAGTTGGTGTCTCTCTTCAATTTCCACAACTACGACAACCTGAGGCACTGTGCTCGGAAGTTAGACCCACGGCGTGAAGGGGGAGAAGTTCGG AACAAGACTGTGGTGAACCTATTATTTGCTGCCTATAGTGGAGATGTCTCAGCTCTTCGAAG GTTTGCCTTGTCAGCCATGGACATGGAACAGAAAGATTATGACTCCCGCACAGCCCTGCATGTTGCTGCAGCTGAAG GACACATCGAAGTTGTTAAATTCCTGATTGAGGCTTGCAAAGTGAATCCTTTTGTTAAGGACAG GTGGGGCAACATTCCCTTGGATGATGCTGTGCAGTTCAACCACCTGGAGGTGGTGAAACTGCTTCAGGATTACCAGGACTCCTATACACCATCTGAGACTCAGGCCGAAGCAGCGGCTGAGGCCCTGTCCAAGGAGAACTTAGAGAGCATGGTGTGA
- the GLS2 gene encoding glutaminase liver isoform, mitochondrial isoform X2: MPFLLDLGFWVRRARAVTCRPPGRAFGQVGPRDGACPSDSSESGMLSRLGDLLFYTIAEGQERIPIHKFTTALKATGLQTSDPRLRDCMSQMRRMVRESSSGGLLDRDLFQKCVSSNIVLLTQAFRKKFVIPDFEEFTSHVDRIFEDAKELTGGKVAAYIPQLAKSNPDLWGVSLCTVDGQRHSVGHTKIPFCLQSCVKPLTYAISISTLGTDYVHKFVGKEPSGLRYNKLSLNEEGIPHNPMVNAGAIVVSSLIKMDCNKAEKFDFVLQYLNKMAGNEYMGFSNATFQSEKETGDRNYAIGYYLKEKKCFPKGVDMMAALDLYFQLCSVEVTCESGSVMAATLANGGICPITGESVLSAEAVRNTLSLMHSCGMYDFSGQFAFHVGLPAKSAVSGAILLVVPNVMGMMCLSPPLDKLGNSHRGISFCQKLVSLFNFHNYDNLRHCARKLDPRREGGEVRNKTVVNLLFAAYSGDVSALRRFALSAMDMEQKDYDSRTALHVAAAEGHIEVVKFLIEACKVNPFVKDRWGNIPLDDAVQFNHLEVVKLLQDYQDSYTPSETQAEAAAEALSKENLESMV, from the exons ATGCCTTTTCTTTTAGATCTGGGGTTTTGGGTCCGCCGCGCTCGGGCGGTAACATGCCGTCCGCCCGGGAGGGCGTTTGGGCAGGTCGGTCCTCGGGATGGTGCCTGTCCAAG TGATTCATCAGAGAGTGGCATGCTGTCGCGCCTGGGTGATCTGCTCTTCTACACTATTGCTGAGGGACAGGAACGAATCCCTATCCACAAGTTCACTACT GCACTGAAGGCCACTGGACTGCAGACATCAGATCCCCGGCTTCGGGACTGCATGAGCCAGATGCGCCGCATGGTTCGAGAGTCCAGCAGTGGTGGCCTCTTGGACCGAGATCTCTTCCAAAA GTGTGTGAGCAGCAACATTGTGCTCCTGACCCAGGCATTCCGAAAGAAGTTTGTCATTCCTGATTTTGAGGAGTTCACGAGCCATGTGGATCGCATCTTTGAGGATGCCAAAGAGCTCACTGGAGGCAAA GTGGCGGCCTACATCCCTCAGCTGGCCAAATCCAATCCAGACCTGTGGGGTGTCTCCCTGTGCACTGTGGATGGTCAGCG GCACTCCGTGGGCCACACAAAGATCCCCTTCTGCCTGCAGTCTTGTGTGAAGCCCCTCACCTATGCCATCTCCATAAGCACCCTAGGCACTGACTATGTGCACAAGTTTGTGGGCAAGGAGCCCAGTGGCCTACGTTACAACAAGCTCTCTCTCAATGAGGAAG GAATCCCCCATAACCCCATGGTCAATGCTGGTGCCATTGTTGTGAGCTCCCTGATCAAG atGGACTGTAACAAAGCAGAGAAGTTTGATTTT gtgTTACAGTATCTGAACAAAATGGCTGGGAACGAATACATGGGTTTCAGCAATGCTAC ATTCcagtcagagaaggaaacaggggaTCGGAATTATGCCATTGGCTACTAtctaaaggaaaagaag TGCTTTCCTAAGGGGGTGGACATGATGGCTGCCCTTGATCTTtatttccag CTGTGCTCCGTGGAGGTGACCTGTGAGTCAGGCAGTGTCATGGCAGCCACCCTGGCCAATGGCGGGATCTGCCCCATCACAGGAGAGAGCGTGCTGAGCGCTGAAGCAGTGCGCAACACCCTCAGCCTCATGCACTCCTGCGGCATGTACGACTTCTCAGGCCAGTTTGCCTTCCAT GTGGGCCTGCCAGCCAAGTCAGCTGTGTCAGGAGCCATCCTCCTAGTAGTACCCAATGTCATGGGAATGATGTGTCTGTCACCTCCACTGGACAAGCTAGGGAACAGCCACAGGGGCATCAGCTTCTGCCAG AAGTTGGTGTCTCTCTTCAATTTCCACAACTACGACAACCTGAGGCACTGTGCTCGGAAGTTAGACCCACGGCGTGAAGGGGGAGAAGTTCGG AACAAGACTGTGGTGAACCTATTATTTGCTGCCTATAGTGGAGATGTCTCAGCTCTTCGAAG GTTTGCCTTGTCAGCCATGGACATGGAACAGAAAGATTATGACTCCCGCACAGCCCTGCATGTTGCTGCAGCTGAAG GACACATCGAAGTTGTTAAATTCCTGATTGAGGCTTGCAAAGTGAATCCTTTTGTTAAGGACAG GTGGGGCAACATTCCCTTGGATGATGCTGTGCAGTTCAACCACCTGGAGGTGGTGAAACTGCTTCAGGATTACCAGGACTCCTATACACCATCTGAGACTCAGGCCGAAGCAGCGGCTGAGGCCCTGTCCAAGGAGAACTTAGAGAGCATGGTGTGA